One part of the Anopheles merus strain MAF chromosome 3L, AmerM5.1, whole genome shotgun sequence genome encodes these proteins:
- the LOC121599616 gene encoding tyrosine kinase receptor Cad96Ca-like, translating to MASSGRRRMTSADVRLCIKLRHCLAMFAWMAIVLQHPGADAQDLNTPPVIVVDRHWRIPENTTVGTMITRVNAEDNEDDKLEFGLDALVAGQEQPFIIDPNTGFVFLNSSVEGRAGQNFFVYVTVSDGSVTSKNEVYVNILSKNATGLYKSRGSQFTPSIDNIRQILPPGINLPGISSRPQIPLPPLPPQFTRKPPTVPGPGLESAEATPTPPPPSKQTKTYPDRPTATGNASTVVDSSPSTHPVEPSVYNGTKLSPIPPVINTTAPHPTIAGASSTPATAKLPLQPTITTGTVPIHAHPHEETNTVKILLPVIISVAIIFVTAGLIAICFFRKYLCALSKTLKKKNKIDKAKKSNQSNGSSNITSTAEDSRNSIGLSHWTGPMAFSNRYTSPWERDTNGHLQATSQLSEESNGSIVKDRWEFPRHRLKVFNILGEGAFGQVWRCEATDIDGHEGVSVTAVKTLKENASEAERNDLLSELQVLKSLEPHINVVRLLGCCTEKDPIFVILEYVNMGKLQTFLRNSRVEKHYGNTHGKSKILTSGDLTSFMYQVARGMDFLTSRGIIHRDLAARNILITDDHTCKVADFGFARDIVTSKVYERKSEGRLPIRWMATESLYDNIFTVKSDIWSFGILMWEIVTLGSTPYPGIAAADVMRKVRDGYRLEKPEHCRRELYNIMFYCWAADPNERPGFPEVVEMLDRLLQTETDYIELERFPDHNYYNMLNMSGEKL from the exons ATGGCATCCAGCGGGCGAAGGCGAATGACGTCAGCCGACGTTCGGCTGTGCATCAAACTGCGCCACTGCCTAGCAATGTTTGCGTGGATGGCGATCGTGCTGCAGCATCCCGGTGCAG ATGCACAAGATCTCAACACACCGCCAGTAATCGTGGTGGACCGGCACTGGCGCATACCGGAGAACACGACCGTCGGCACGATGATTACGCGCGTCAATGCGGAAGACAACGAGGACGACAAGCTGGAGTTTGGGCTGGACGCACTGGTCGCCGGCCAGGAGCAGCCGTTCATTATCGACCCCAACACCGGGTTCGTGTTTCTGAACAGCAGCGTCGAGGGCCGAGCTGGGCAGAACTTTTTCGTCTACGTCACGGTGAGCGACGGCAGCGTTACCTCCAAGAACGAGGTGTACGTGAACATCCTGAGCAAAAATGCGACCGGTTTGTACAAGTCGCGCGGGTCGCAGTTTACGCCCAGCATCGATAACATACGTCAAATACTGCCACCGGGCATAAATTTGCCCGGGATTAGCTCGCGACCACAGATCCCACTGCCGCCGCTACCGCCCCAGTTTACACGGAAACCACCGACCGTGCCGGGGCCGGGTCTGGAGAGTGCCGAAGCGACTCcaacgccaccaccgccgtccAAGCAAACCAAAACCTATCCCGATCGACCAACCGCCACAGGGAATGCGTCCACGGTGGTAGATTCTTCCCCCTCGACGCATCCCGTGGAGCCGAGTGTCTACAATGGAACAAAACTGTCTCCCATTCCACCGGTGATTAACACTACCGCGCCGCATCCAACGATTGCTGGCGCGAGCAGTACACCAGCCACTGCAAAGCTACCGCTCCAACCTACGATAACCACCGGCACGGTACCGATCCATGCCCATCCGCACGAGGAAACCAACACCGTCAAGATACTGCTCCCGGTGATCATCTCCGTGGCGATCATCTTCGTCACCGCCGGGCTGATCGCGATCTGCTTCTTCCGCAAGTATCTGTGCGCGCTCAGCAAAACGctcaagaagaagaacaaaatcgATAAAGCCAAAAAGTCAAACCaaagcaacggcagcagcaacattacCTCCACCGCCGAGGATAGCCGCAACTCGATCGGGCTGAGCCACTGGACGGGCCCGATGGCGTTCAGCAACCGGTACACCTCACCGTGGGAGCGGGACACGAACGGTCACCTGCAGGCGACGTCCCAGCTGTCCGAGGAGTCGAACGGGTCGATCGTGAAGGATCGCTGGGAGTTTCCACGCCACCGGCTGAAGGTGTTCAACATCCTCGGCGAGGGTGCGTTCGGGCAGGTTTGGCGCTGCGAGGCGACCGATATCGATGGGCACGAGGGCGTATCGGTGACGGCGGTCAAAACGCTCAAGGAAAATGCGAGCGAGGCGGAGCGGAACGATCTGCTGTCGGAGCTGCAGGTGCTGAAGTCGCTCGAACCGCACATCAACGTGGTGCGGCTGCTCGGCTGCTGCACGGAGAAGGATCCCATCTTCGTGATACTGGAGTACGTCAATATGGGCAAGCTGCAGACGTTCCTGAGGAACTCGCGCGTGGAGAA ACATTATGGAAATACTCACGGCAAGTCAAAGATTCTCACCTCGGGTGATCTTACCTCGTTCATGTACCAGGTCGCACGTGGGATGGATTTTCTAACCTCCCGTGGG ATCATACATCGTGACCTGGCCGCCCGTAACATTCTCATCACCGACGACCATACGTGCAAGGTGGCGGACTTTGGGTTCGCCCGCGACATCGTCACCTCCAAGGTGTACGAGCGGAAGAGCGAGGGCCGGTTGCCGATCCGCTGGATGGCGACCGAGTCACTGTACGACAACATCTTCACCGTCAAGTCCGACATCTGGAGCTTCGGCATCCTGATGTGGGAGATCGTCACGCTCGGCTCGACGCCCTATCCGGGCATTGCGGCGGCGGATGTGATGCGCAAGGTGCGCGACGGCTACCGGCTCGAGAAGCCGGAACACTGCCGCCGGGAGCTGTACAACATCATGTTCTACTGCTGGGCGGCCGATCCGAACGAGCGGCCCGGCTTCCCGGAGGTGGTCGAGATGCTGGACCGGTTGCTGCAAACCGAGACGGACTACATCGAGCTGGAGCGGTTTCCCGACCACAACTACTACAATATGCTCAACATGAGCGGCGAGAAGCTGTGA